The genomic DNA AACGGCCGGCGCCGGTGCTCGGCGCACTCGCCCACCCGCACCTCGCCCAGCACGGGGCACGCCACCGTGGCCGCGCTGTACACCTCCTCGGCCCGGCGCAGCACCCTCCCCGGGTCTCCCTTGTAGGTGCCCCCGTAGCACTCGCTGATGGTGCTGCGGCTGTAGCCCAGGGCCTCGGCCACCGCCCCCTGGCCGTCGCGTTCGACGGCCGTTCGAAACAGCGTCCAGCGGTCTTCGGCGGTCACTCGGCACCCCCCTTCCACACCACCTCGCCGGTGTTGGGGTCGAAGACCTGGCGCACCCGCTGGATCTGGGGCGGCAGGGGCCCCGTGCGCCGGCGGGGCAGGTGCCGGTAGCGCCGATGGCCCACCCGGGCCAGGTACCCGGCCTTGGCCAGGTAGCGGCAGTAGTGCTCGGCGTCGGCCTCGCCCACCACGTGCTCCTCGATCGAGGCGTG from Thermodesulfobacteriota bacterium includes the following:
- a CDS encoding transcriptional regulator; translation: MTAEDRWTLFRTAVERDGQGAVAEALGYSRSTISECYGGTYKGDPGRVLRRAEEVYSAATVACPVLGEVRVGECAEHRRRPFAATNPMRVALYRACRECPRGERGGDP